In one window of Candidatus Neomarinimicrobiota bacterium DNA:
- a CDS encoding enoyl-CoA hydratase/isomerase family protein translates to MSNAEVTVVQDSFIAELILNNPPVNALNAEMVKELTASSARINSLIQKREVRVVLLRAEGKHFCAGADLKERLSMDQSDVVPSVKRIRSAINEVWSLKVPVIAVIQGSALGGGLELALAADIRIVADNARLGLKEVTIGIMPGAGGTQRLSRMVGIGRALEWIMTGRDITPEEGLQSGLVNAVVPEENLLEKAREMASVIAGNAPVGVQAAKKAVREGFDRNFEDALDVEWTEYLKTVPTQDRIEGLKAFSEKRSPKYKGY, encoded by the coding sequence TTGAGCAACGCTGAAGTCACTGTCGTACAAGATTCTTTCATTGCCGAACTGATCCTCAACAACCCGCCGGTCAATGCCTTGAATGCGGAAATGGTAAAGGAGCTGACGGCATCATCCGCGCGGATCAACAGTCTGATTCAGAAACGAGAAGTGAGAGTAGTTTTGCTTAGGGCTGAGGGTAAGCATTTTTGTGCGGGAGCAGACCTGAAGGAACGGTTGTCAATGGACCAATCAGATGTAGTTCCGTCAGTTAAACGTATCAGAAGCGCGATCAACGAGGTTTGGTCTTTGAAGGTTCCCGTCATAGCCGTAATTCAGGGTTCGGCGCTGGGAGGAGGTCTAGAGCTCGCCCTCGCAGCTGACATACGAATTGTGGCGGATAATGCGCGACTCGGTCTTAAAGAGGTAACAATTGGAATCATGCCCGGCGCCGGCGGTACTCAAAGGCTCTCACGGATGGTTGGCATCGGCAGAGCGCTCGAATGGATCATGACGGGACGCGATATAACGCCTGAAGAAGGGTTGCAATCAGGGCTGGTCAATGCTGTTGTGCCTGAAGAGAACCTGCTCGAAAAAGCAAGGGAGATGGCGTCTGTTATAGCCGGTAACGCTCCTGTGGGAGTTCAGGCGGCAAAAAAAGCTGTGAGAGAAGGTTTTGACCGAAATTTTGAGGATGCGCTCGACGTAGAATGGACCGAGTACTTGAAAACCGTTCCGACACAGGATCGGATCGAAGGGCTGAAGGCGTTTTCGGAGAAAAGAAGCCCAAAGTATAAAGGCTATTGA
- a CDS encoding NTP transferase domain-containing protein — protein sequence MGKEDIRSLIDELSSPLDLSNGSVGIILAAGHGKRIKSEKSKMLHEIWGVPTVVRVRAALDGGLDNSAQIVVVGIKAEEVAKSVGKDENLKFVVQEAQRGTGDAVKIAMEAIDGADFSGDVYIVPGDMGLIDEHTIKSFKESFETSKADMMVLTGEYAGDQKNNQYGRIIRVPEKFDDGSSAGSLAGEVAEIKEYKDILAMKDDEPYEVKHKGKIFVLNKQDMLNLSEFNTGVYAFKNGSLKEHLELLTTENVQGELYVTDLIKIFNENDKKVHAANANDSRLVEGFNLKSTLREMEAIARERVYEKLKDVITIEDRYDFFLSDEVVDRIFELDEAGKAGDIHVHKGVSLGPGVHLSEGVEICDHCQLTGTVYIGPGTNLGERVLMSNFPGQEIKIGANTTILNGNEIKGEVKVGDNCVIESRVFITGSNEYPVEIGDDVHLRGVTYIFGSIIESGVKITHSVLKRKLVKKISEDQNGEKSSKVRFILPPTEGEEAVTDL from the coding sequence GTGGGAAAAGAGGATATACGCTCGCTCATAGATGAGTTGAGTTCACCGCTTGACCTTTCTAACGGGTCGGTGGGCATAATTCTTGCCGCAGGACACGGCAAGAGAATAAAATCCGAAAAGTCAAAGATGCTTCATGAGATCTGGGGCGTACCCACCGTAGTTCGTGTCAGGGCTGCCCTCGATGGGGGGCTTGACAATTCCGCACAGATAGTTGTAGTCGGGATCAAGGCGGAAGAAGTGGCGAAGAGTGTCGGGAAGGATGAAAACCTCAAATTTGTTGTGCAGGAAGCACAAAGAGGGACGGGGGATGCCGTCAAAATAGCGATGGAAGCGATAGACGGCGCCGATTTCAGCGGTGATGTTTACATTGTCCCGGGAGATATGGGTCTGATAGATGAACATACGATCAAGAGCTTCAAAGAATCCTTCGAGACATCGAAAGCGGATATGATGGTCCTTACGGGAGAGTATGCGGGAGATCAAAAAAACAATCAGTACGGAAGGATTATCAGGGTGCCGGAAAAATTTGATGACGGAAGTTCAGCGGGGTCCCTTGCGGGGGAGGTAGCTGAAATAAAGGAATACAAAGATATCCTCGCCATGAAAGATGACGAACCCTATGAAGTGAAACATAAAGGGAAAATATTTGTCTTGAATAAGCAGGATATGCTCAATCTGTCTGAGTTCAATACCGGAGTTTACGCATTTAAGAACGGTTCTCTAAAAGAACATTTAGAGCTTCTGACTACTGAAAACGTTCAAGGAGAATTATACGTAACGGATCTCATAAAGATATTTAATGAAAACGACAAGAAGGTACATGCCGCCAATGCGAACGACAGCAGACTGGTTGAGGGATTCAATCTTAAAAGTACATTGCGGGAAATGGAGGCAATAGCGAGAGAAAGGGTGTATGAAAAACTCAAGGATGTGATCACGATCGAGGACCGGTACGACTTTTTCCTCTCGGATGAAGTTGTGGATAGGATATTTGAACTCGACGAAGCCGGAAAGGCGGGTGACATCCATGTACATAAGGGAGTATCGCTCGGGCCGGGTGTACATCTCTCAGAAGGAGTAGAGATTTGCGACCACTGCCAACTTACCGGAACGGTATACATCGGACCCGGAACGAACCTCGGAGAAAGAGTGTTGATGAGTAACTTTCCCGGACAGGAAATAAAGATAGGCGCAAACACAACTATACTTAACGGAAATGAAATAAAAGGTGAAGTTAAAGTCGGCGATAACTGCGTTATCGAGTCACGCGTATTTATTACAGGCAGTAATGAATATCCGGTTGAGATCGGTGATGACGTTCATCTTCGCGGTGTAACATATATATTCGGGAGCATAATCGAAAGCGGTGTGAAAATCACTCATTCTGTTCTTAAACGCAAGCTGGTCAAAAAAATATCAGAAGACCAAAACGGCGAAAAATCTTCAAAAGTAAGGTTTATTCTTCCGCCAACCGAGGGTGAAGAGGCGGTTACCGATCTTTGA
- a CDS encoding acyl-CoA dehydrogenase family protein: MNELGLMGIPFSPEYGGAGMDYVSYAIAVEELAKVCVSTSITLAAHISLGVGPIYNFGSEEQKKKYLPALTSGGKLASFGLTESHAGSDAAAARTVAVADGDEFVINGSKVFITNAGFADTFVILASTGNHNGKNELTNFIVESGTPGLIIGPPEKKMGWRGSDTRSLTFENLRVPSENILGKKGEGFKQFMKTLDGGRISIAALSLGLAEGVFEMSLKYSNERRTFGKLIIDHQGIGFKLADMAMKIEAARLLVYNSAKMRDEGKNIIKVSAMAKLFASELAMSAASEAIQIHGGYGYLKDFPVERFYRDAKVCEIGEGTSEIQRIIITRELKRELQQT; the protein is encoded by the coding sequence ATGAACGAGCTCGGTCTGATGGGGATTCCATTTTCGCCTGAATATGGCGGTGCCGGGATGGACTATGTATCATACGCAATTGCGGTGGAGGAGTTGGCAAAAGTATGTGTTTCAACTTCGATCACTTTAGCCGCGCATATCTCTCTCGGTGTCGGTCCTATATATAATTTCGGAAGCGAGGAACAGAAGAAAAAATATCTCCCGGCTTTGACGAGCGGAGGGAAGCTGGCGTCTTTCGGTTTGACCGAATCTCATGCCGGAAGCGATGCGGCAGCGGCACGAACGGTAGCGGTAGCGGATGGGGATGAATTTGTAATAAACGGCTCGAAAGTGTTTATTACCAATGCAGGATTTGCCGACACGTTTGTAATATTAGCGTCTACGGGGAACCACAACGGCAAAAACGAGCTCACCAACTTTATCGTTGAGAGTGGAACTCCCGGATTGATTATCGGACCGCCGGAGAAAAAGATGGGTTGGCGCGGCTCCGATACAAGGTCATTGACTTTCGAAAATTTGCGGGTACCGTCAGAAAACATTCTCGGGAAAAAAGGTGAAGGGTTCAAACAGTTTATGAAAACGCTTGACGGCGGCAGAATCTCGATTGCCGCTTTGAGCTTAGGTCTGGCGGAAGGTGTCTTCGAGATGTCCTTAAAGTACTCAAATGAGCGGAGGACATTCGGGAAACTGATAATTGACCACCAGGGCATAGGATTCAAGCTGGCTGATATGGCAATGAAAATAGAGGCGGCGCGGCTCTTGGTTTACAATAGCGCTAAGATGCGGGATGAAGGAAAAAATATTATAAAAGTATCGGCGATGGCGAAACTCTTTGCTTCCGAATTAGCGATGTCAGCGGCGAGTGAGGCTATTCAGATACACGGCGGTTACGGATATCTGAAAGATTTTCCGGTTGAACGGTTTTACAGGGATGCAAAGGTTTGCGAGATCGGCGAGGGGACTTCGGAAATTCAACGAATTATCATCACAAGGGAATTAAAGAGGGAACTCCAGCAGACTTAA